The Polyangium aurulentum genomic interval CCGCCACCTCGTCGACGTCATAGCTCGTCGACAGGACCTGCACCTCGATCCCGAGCCCCTCCGCCCGCGTCCGCGCGCGCTCCACGACGCCCGGCGAGCTCCAATCCACGCCCTCGAACAGCGCGGGCTCCACCTGCGTCGTCCCCACGACGTAAAGCCCGCCATCCTGCGTCGGTCCAAGCATGAGACGCCGCTTCCTGGTCAGCCACATGAGGCCCTCGAAGACCTCGTCGAGCGGCATGAACGGAGCATCGCTGCACACGATCGCCGCCGCCTCGGCCCCCGACGCGAGCAGCACCTCGAACCCCGACGCGAGCCGCTCCTCGAGCCGCGACGCGCTCTGCGGCACGACCTGCCACCGCGACGAGACGATCGAAGAAAGCTGCTCCGCGCCGCCGTCCGGCTCCGGCGCACAGAGGACCGCGCGATACCCCATGGGCAAGATGCCAAGCCCGTACAGCGTGTCCGACAGCAGGGCCTTGTAAAGCTCGACCGCCTGCTCCGCCGAGAGCGGAGGGACGAGCCGCCCCTTCACCACCCCAGGCCGCGGCCCCCGCGCCAACACCCCAACCGCAAGCTTCTGAGGCCGAACCGTCGGTCTAGCTCGAGTATCCGCCACACCCCCTCCTACCACAGCCTGCGG includes:
- a CDS encoding TIGR04282 family arsenosugar biosynthesis glycosyltransferase, which codes for MKGRLVPPLSAEQAVELYKALLSDTLYGLGILPMGYRAVLCAPEPDGGAEQLSSIVSSRWQVVPQSASRLEERLASGFEVLLASGAEAAAIVCSDAPFMPLDEVFEGLMWLTRKRRLMLGPTQDGGLYVVGTTQVEPALFEGVDWSSPGVVERARTRAEGLGIEVQVLSTSYDVDEVADLERLGRDVKAAVGPGMGTPACTALLARPEFGAFR